A region from the Fibrobacter sp. genome encodes:
- a CDS encoding AzlC family ABC transporter permease → MKFSKGVKDGLPIGIGYFAVSFAFGINAGAALNSWLLATFISMTNLTSAGQFAGLKIMSSATGTLIELAIASFFINLRYSLMAISLSQKVTPSFNTAKRLLLATGITDEIYAVSMAQKEKVNPLYFLGLMTLPYIGWSGGTLTGAVCGQILPDMVVNALGVALYGMFIAIVVPPMKSDRPTLIAVLIAIALSFAFFYAPVLRDVSSGFAIIICAVVASLVCAALFPVKDNAGESNNSDNESTSSKETV, encoded by the coding sequence ATGAAATTTTCAAAAGGTGTAAAAGACGGTCTGCCCATTGGCATTGGATACTTTGCTGTGTCCTTTGCCTTTGGTATCAACGCTGGCGCCGCTTTGAATTCCTGGCTGTTGGCAACCTTTATTTCCATGACCAACTTGACTTCTGCAGGTCAGTTTGCCGGTCTCAAGATTATGTCCAGCGCTACAGGTACTTTGATCGAACTTGCCATTGCCAGCTTCTTCATCAATCTCCGCTATTCCTTGATGGCTATTTCCCTTTCCCAAAAGGTGACTCCTAGTTTCAATACTGCAAAGCGTCTTTTGCTGGCTACCGGTATTACCGATGAAATTTATGCAGTCTCCATGGCCCAAAAGGAAAAGGTGAATCCGTTGTATTTCCTCGGTCTTATGACGCTTCCTTACATTGGCTGGAGTGGCGGTACATTGACTGGCGCCGTTTGCGGACAGATTCTCCCGGACATGGTGGTAAATGCTTTGGGCGTTGCCTTGTACGGAATGTTCATTGCCATCGTTGTTCCTCCCATGAAGTCTGATCGCCCCACTTTGATTGCCGTCCTTATTGCCATTGCCCTGAGCTTTGCTTTCTTCTATGCACCCGTGCTTCGCGATGTAAGTTCCGGCTTTGCCATTATCATTTGCGCAGTGGTTGCTTCCCTTGTTTGTGCAGCACTGTTCCCTGTGAAGGATAATGCAGGTGAGTCGAACAACTCCGACAATGAATCCACCTCTTCCAAGGAGACGGTGTAA
- a CDS encoding AzlD domain-containing protein, giving the protein MIDFNTYIEFLAVMAGVTYLLRAVPFVLLKKELKSPFWKSFLAYIPYTVLSAMTVPAIFYATESRLSGILALVTATIASLLGRGLVVVAVVACVTVLFVDGLL; this is encoded by the coding sequence ATGATCGACTTCAATACTTACATTGAATTCCTTGCAGTGATGGCTGGTGTCACTTACCTTTTGCGCGCGGTTCCCTTTGTTCTTTTGAAAAAGGAATTGAAGAGCCCCTTCTGGAAATCCTTCCTGGCCTACATTCCCTACACGGTTTTGAGTGCAATGACGGTGCCTGCAATTTTCTATGCTACCGAAAGCCGCCTTTCCGGCATTCTTGCCTTGGTGACTGCCACAATCGCTTCTTTGCTTGGCCGAGGCCTTGTAGTGGTTGCTGTGGTGGCTTGCGTTACCGTTCTTTTTGTAGACGGACTTCTGTAA
- a CDS encoding MATE family efflux transporter, whose product MSELHSNKLKSFGTASIPKLVLQFSVPAIISMVVNALYNIVDRFFVGQGVGSLGIAGITLCFPIALFIMAMSMIVGVGANTLFSIRLGEKKYEQAAIILNNAFVLLIIMAVGAFAVGEAFMEPLLRLFGASDQTLPVATSYMRIILLGAVFQTVAPGMNHFIRSMGHPKTAMFREIIGAGTNVILDYVFIMKLHWGIEGAAWATICSQLVSSLLITHFFLKKTTPIKINRRYMKLRWPYVRKIYILGLPPSVMQICNSLMNAILAWSLTTYGNQSLKATETMSGGDMAISAFGILNSIVSIIVMPLLGFVNGTQPIIGFNYGAKLFDRVKGVVKFAYIYSLAFMILAWALVQWQAEAFVAPFAPGDLTMQQVAAKAMRLFTCTIFMVPFGMIAGSFFQGTGKAGRSMFLNACRQLILFIPFLLILPLFFGLTGVFCAQPVADVGTAFIGIFMLRREWKRMK is encoded by the coding sequence ATGAGCGAATTACATTCAAATAAGTTAAAATCCTTCGGTACCGCCAGCATTCCCAAGCTGGTTCTGCAGTTTTCAGTACCAGCCATCATCAGCATGGTGGTCAATGCCCTATATAATATAGTGGACCGTTTTTTCGTGGGCCAGGGCGTTGGTAGCCTGGGTATCGCAGGTATCACCCTCTGCTTCCCCATCGCTCTTTTCATCATGGCCATGTCCATGATCGTAGGCGTAGGCGCCAACACCCTCTTTTCCATCCGTCTTGGGGAAAAGAAGTACGAACAGGCCGCCATCATCCTGAACAACGCCTTCGTATTGCTCATTATCATGGCCGTGGGAGCTTTTGCCGTGGGCGAAGCCTTCATGGAGCCGTTGCTCCGCCTCTTTGGCGCCAGCGACCAGACCCTCCCGGTGGCTACAAGCTACATGCGCATTATTTTGCTTGGCGCTGTCTTCCAGACGGTGGCTCCGGGCATGAACCACTTTATCCGTTCCATGGGCCACCCCAAGACAGCCATGTTCCGAGAAATCATCGGTGCGGGCACCAACGTGATCTTGGACTACGTTTTCATCATGAAGTTGCACTGGGGTATTGAAGGCGCCGCCTGGGCAACCATCTGTTCCCAGCTGGTCAGCAGCCTCTTGATTACCCACTTCTTCTTGAAGAAGACCACTCCCATCAAGATTAACCGTCGCTACATGAAGTTGCGCTGGCCCTACGTTCGCAAGATTTACATCCTGGGCCTCCCCCCTTCCGTGATGCAGATTTGCAACAGCCTGATGAACGCAATTCTGGCATGGAGCCTCACCACCTACGGAAACCAGAGCCTCAAAGCTACAGAAACCATGAGCGGTGGCGACATGGCCATTTCCGCCTTCGGTATTCTGAACAGTATTGTTTCCATCATCGTAATGCCGCTACTGGGATTCGTCAACGGAACACAACCTATTATCGGTTTTAATTACGGAGCAAAGCTATTTGACCGCGTCAAGGGCGTGGTAAAGTTCGCCTACATCTATTCCTTGGCATTTATGATTCTCGCATGGGCCCTGGTCCAGTGGCAGGCCGAAGCCTTTGTGGCTCCCTTTGCTCCCGGCGACTTGACAATGCAGCAAGTGGCAGCCAAGGCCATGCGTCTCTTTACCTGCACCATTTTCATGGTCCCCTTCGGCATGATTGCAGGAAGCTTCTTCCAGGGTACAGGAAAGGCAGGTCGTTCCATGTTCCTGAACGCCTGCCGTCAATTGATTTTGTTTATTCCATTCTTGTTGATTCTTCCCCTGTTCTTCGGCCTTACGGGCGTGTTCTGCGCACAGCCCGTTGCAGACGTGGGAACAGCTTTCATCGGCATATTTATGCTACGCCGTGAATGGAAGCGAATGAAGTAG
- a CDS encoding diguanylate cyclase, with product MQDLDQTIAAGNNTIKFSTVEMRPHLIVLYPQNKFKQIPLEKGTVVLGRGADADIKLDDELVSRKHCSLTFDGRNVTVQDMGSTNGTFVDGSPVQKMQLDSDNRLQIGKMVLKVDFKDPSEEAFDRELYEAATMDPLTKISNRRTFMDRSLGELALARRNNYFVHTIMVDADHFKRVNDTWGHQCGDMVLKEIARILKEEKRESDLLARYGGEEFVLLLAGIGPEDAKKSAERLRSAVERHRFSWKDTIIPVTISLGLCSKQGEEIGKIDQMIAECDKLLYIAKENGRNQVATA from the coding sequence ATGCAGGACCTAGACCAGACTATCGCAGCCGGTAATAACACTATTAAGTTTTCCACGGTGGAAATGCGACCGCACCTGATCGTCCTGTACCCCCAGAACAAGTTTAAGCAGATTCCCCTGGAAAAAGGGACCGTAGTCCTTGGTCGAGGCGCCGACGCCGACATCAAGCTGGACGACGAGCTTGTGAGCCGCAAACACTGCTCCCTGACCTTTGATGGCCGAAATGTCACTGTACAGGACATGGGCAGCACCAACGGGACCTTTGTGGATGGTTCCCCCGTCCAAAAGATGCAGTTGGACTCCGATAATCGTCTGCAGATTGGCAAGATGGTGCTCAAGGTGGACTTCAAGGATCCGTCTGAAGAAGCTTTTGACCGAGAACTGTACGAAGCCGCCACCATGGACCCCCTGACCAAGATCAGCAACCGCCGCACCTTCATGGACCGTAGCCTGGGCGAACTGGCTCTTGCACGTCGCAACAACTATTTTGTACATACTATAATGGTGGACGCTGACCATTTCAAGCGAGTCAACGACACCTGGGGCCACCAGTGTGGAGACATGGTCCTCAAGGAAATCGCACGCATCCTCAAGGAAGAAAAGCGCGAGTCCGACCTCCTGGCCCGCTATGGTGGCGAGGAATTCGTCCTTCTCCTGGCAGGAATCGGCCCGGAAGACGCAAAAAAGAGCGCCGAACGCCTCCGTTCCGCCGTGGAACGTCACCGTTTCTCCTGGAAGGACACCATCATTCCGGTGACAATCTCCCTGGGGCTCTGCAGCAAGCAGGGCGAAGAAATCGGTAAAATCGACCAGATGATCGCCGAATGCGACAAATTGCTGTATATTGCCAAGGAAAACGGCAGAAACCAGGTCGCAACCGCCTAA